One window from the genome of Montipora foliosa isolate CH-2021 chromosome 5, ASM3666993v2, whole genome shotgun sequence encodes:
- the LOC138003643 gene encoding ATP-binding cassette sub-family C member 4-like, translating to MPFKGGYEKLPQEEHTSTHYRDEISLWSLLFFHWMTDTFKTGNSRPLQQYDLLPVEEQNKTRFQTEKLQNLWREERRAQVQNGKTPRLWRSVLKMLPTKDVLIVVIFGMVHMIGGTLRCLLLGFILTELTSKNGNKTKIYVCAVLMGIISIGERFSSHLQRWVAEVMGARICCALKGIIYSKITLVEHRTLQIFREGHLIDLLSNDIQRMEMAPEWIFDMVSLIYFIPVILYLFLNLFPWKALVGLLFLVALVPNFLYGSHLVGKLRRQTANLSDKRIALIDELVTGIRAVKTQAWEHNYQESVKKIRKQEISKIYQKSMVVSAIEAMVSSSPTLALFLSVLFLVLSDWGLNPANAFMLLAFTKLLKASFLVYLNQGLRIAFEAIVSLNRIEEFLLLEELPSPRYGCHVSKTLREDTFRSDESASNVCRKKNNHQLQRNINGNKEKSTNSSIAKDEEPGNFYKDTEDALVISSLSYKENEDTSRYVLDDVSFSVPRHSLTVLRGRVGSGKSTLLSAIAGQINLLSGTVKYPGTLAYVTQVPWVFSGTIKENILFSESYDPDWYSTVVEACALKEDIDLFPDKHETIVGERGVVLSGGQKARVSLARAVYSCADVFVLDDPLSAVDQRVGDHIFEKCICDLLGGKIRLLVSHHSRYFKGADEIITLVNGRVSEKRRPQLEGTEYTEPVISYTPLGGYQAPSDPLDGQSAAYRPTGMVIPAEDRATGHVSFRLYWDYFTSGIHPVLLVMLIALFFLTQPALIFPDLWLSYLSKETLEQQQKTNNMAIYASATAASLVITTVRVFLFFIVSLRSSQRLHDRMVEATVHAQLSFFDTNPTGRILNRFSRDIGSMDEQLPQTFILCIQDMLLVISAIFLPAVAIPWLLFLFFPTIVVFVLFGRYYLKTSRELKRLESISRSPVFSHFSETMTGLDTIRTRGMQGKFIEQFYKHQDLHNQAFYMVFESTRWFGLRVDLLCVPFITCVGLASVGFSIDPAITGLSLLYSMETLEQVQYAVRQFSKVENLMTSVERVITFTSLESEPGYKTKSLPPTQWPRDGHVTFHNVTMTYYESGPQVLKNLKFCIKGRSWIGVIGRTGAGKSSLVAALLRMPEAHGDVIIDGVRINDINLQESRRCISVLSQVPVLFSGSLRRNLDPMNQHGDVRLWAVLEDVQLKSFVERLNGKLEYELLERGSNLSVGERQLVCLARTLLQENRIVILDEPTAHVDPQTEQTIWNTVYTKLKNCTVITIAHRLDTIKNCDRILVMREGEVHESGSFDSIVGGEVGVQADCATR from the exons ATGCCATTCAAGGGAGGATACGAAAAACTTCCCCAGGAGGAACATACCTCAACTCATTACAGAGATGAAATCAGTCTTTGGTCACTTTTGTTCTTTCATTGGATGACCGACACCTTCAAAACAGGGAATTCCCGTCCCTTGCAGCAGTATGATCTACTTCCTGTTgaggaacaaaacaaaacaaggtttcagactgaaaagcTTCAAAATCTTTGGCGCGAAGAAAGAAGAGCGCAAGTAcaaaatggaaaaacaccacgATTGTGGAGAAGCGTGTTGAAAATGTTACCCACCAAAGATGTCTTAATTGTCGTGATATTTGGAATGGTGCATATGATCGGTGGCACTCTTCGGTGTTTACTTCTCGGCTTCATCCTGACAGAATTGACTTCAAAGAATGGAAACAAAACTAAGATTTACGTCTGTGCTGTGCTTATGGGAATAATTTCAATAGGAGAACGATTTTCCTCTCATTTACAAAGATGGGTTGCTGAAGTAATGGGCGCTCGAATTTGTTGCGCACTCAAGGGGATCATTTATTCAAAG ATTACTCTTGTGGAACATCGTACATTGCAGATTTTTCGAGAAGGTCACTTGATCGATCTGTTATCCAATGACATTCAGAGAATGGAGATGGCACCTGAGTGGATTTTTGACATGGTTTCCCTCATCTATTTTATCCCCGTTATTCTTTACTTGTTTCTCAATCTGTTTCCTTGGAAGGCGCTGGTTGGACTGCTATTTCTAGTGGCTCTTGTTCCAAATTTTCTATACGGATCCCACCTTGTTGGAAAACTACGACGGCAAACAGCTAACCTGTCTGATAAACGTATCGCACTCATAGACGAGCTGGTGACCGGCATACGAGCTGTTAAGACACAAGCCTGGGAACATAACTATCAAGAGAGTGTGAAGAAAATACGAAA GCAGGAAATCAGCAAGATTTATCAAAAAAGTATGGTGGTGTCAGCTATTGAAGCCATGGTATCATCTTCGCCCACACTTGCACTTTTCTTATCAGTCCTGTTTCTAGTGTTGAGCGATTGGGGACTGAATCCAGCAAATGCCTTCATGCTGCTTGCCTTTACGAAACTTTTGAAAGCCTCCTTTTTGGTTTACTTAAATCAAGGACTCCGAATTGCATTTGAAGCAATTGTATCACTTAACAGAATAGAGGAATTCTTACTTTTAGAGGAGTTGCCTTCGCCTCGGTACGGTTGTCACGTTTCCAAGACTTTGCGCGAAGACACATTTAGGAGTGATGAAAGTGCTAGCAACGTGTGCCGGAAAAAGAACAACCATCAGCTGCAAAGAAACATCAATgggaacaaagaaaaatctacAAATAGCTCTATAGCGAAAGACGAGGAACCAGGAAATTTCTACAAAGACACTGAAGATGCTTTGGTCATTTCTAGTCTGAGttacaaagaaaatgaagaTACAAGTCGATATGTTCTTGACGATGTTAGTTTCTCGGTTCCTAGGCACAGTCTAACTGTTCTTCGTGGTCGAGTCGGGAGTGGTAAATCTACACTTCTCTCTGCGATAGCAGGGCAAATCAACTTGTTAAGTGGAACTGTAAAGTACCCAGGAACTTTGGCATATGTTACCCAAGTACCCTGGGTGTTCTCTGGAACTATCAaggaaaatattttatttagtGAGTCTTATGACCCTGACTGGTATTCAACTGTTGTCGAAGCTTGTGCCCTAAAAGAAGATATCGATCTTTTTCCGGACAAACACGAGACGATTGTGGGTGAGAGAGGAGTCGTCCTCAGTGGTGGACAGAAGGCTCGTGTAAGTCTGGCTCGAGCTGTTTATTCCTGTGCTGATGTTTTCGTCCTTGATGACCCACTTAGCGCTGTTGATCAAAGAGTTGGTGACCATATATTTGAGAAGTGCATTTGTGACCTTCTTGGTGGCAAGATTCGGCTTTTAGTGTCTCATCATTCCAGATATTTCAAGGGAGCAGATGAAATTATAACTTTAGTCAATGGTCGTGTTTCAGAAAAGAGAAGACCGCAGCTAGAAGGAACAGAGTATACAGAACCCGTTATCTCATATACTCCCCTGGGCGGATACCAGGCCCCGTCAGATCCGCTCGATGGTCAGTCAGCTGCTTACAGGCCAACAGGAATGGTGATTCCAGCCGAGGATCGTGCGACTGGACACGTGTCTTTTCGGCTTTACTGGGACTATTTCACAAGCGGAATACATCCAGTTCTTCTTGTTATGTTAATTGCCTTGTTTTTTCTGACTCAAC ctgcTTTAATCTTCCCGGATTTATGGTTGTCGTATTTATCAAAGGAAACTTTGGAACAGCAACAAAAGACGAATAACATGGCCATTTACGCCAGTGCGACTGCAGCATCGCTCGTTATTACAACTGTTCGTGTGTTCCTCTTTTTCATTGTATCACTTAGATCCTCCCAACGCTTGCATGATAGGATGGTGGAGGCCACAGTGCATGCCCAACTTTCTTTTTTCGACACAAATCCAACTGGAAGAATATTAAACCGGTTTTCAAGGGACATTGGAAGCATGGACGAACAGCTTCCCCAGACTTTCATCTTGTGTATTCAAGACATGCTTCTTGTCATTTCAGCTATTTTCTTGCCAGCTGTTGCAATTCCTTGGTTGTTATTCCTCTTCTTCCCTACTATAGTGGTGTTTGTTCTCTTTGGAAGATACTATCTTAAGACTTCTCGAGAGCTGAAGAGGTTAGAGTCGATTAGTCGAAGTCCTGTCTTttcgcatttttcagagacCATGACTGGTTTGGACACAATTCGTACGAGAGGAATGCAGGGCAAGTTCATTGAACAGTTTTACaa GCATCAAGACTTGCACAACCAAGCATTTTACATGGTATTTGAAAGCACGCGTTGGTTTGGACTTCGTGTTGATCTCCTTTGTGTTCCCTTTATAACATGTGTGGGTCTCGCTTCAGTGGGATTCTCAATAGACCCAG CGATTACTGGACTCTCTTTATTGTACTCCATGGAGACTTTAGAGCAGGTGCAGTACGCAGTTCGGCAATTCTCGAAGGTGGAAAATTTAATGACCTCAGTGGAGCGAGTAATTACCTTCACAAGCTTAGAGTCTGAACCAGGATACAAAACAAAGTCACTTCCGCCCACGCAATGGCCACGTGATGGGCATGTGACATTTCATAACGTCACTATGACGTATTATGAGAGCGGACCACAAGTTTTGAAGAACTTGAAATTCTGCATCAAGGGAAGGTCCTGGATTGGAGTAATTGGAAGGACTGGAGCAGGCAAATCCTCACTAGTGGCGGCACTTCTACGCATGCCTGAGGCTCATGGTGACGTCATTATTGATGGTGTGAGAATAAACGACATTAACCTCCAGGAGTCCAGACGATGTATTTCTGTTCTTAGTCAAGTTCCTGTTCTGTTCAGCGGATCACTGAGACGCAATCTTGATCCCATGAACCAACATGGAGATGTTCGTTTATGGGCAGTTCTAGAGGATGTACAACTGAAGTCTTTCGTAGAAAGGCTCAATGGAAAATTGGAATACGAGTTGCTGGAGAGAGGAAGCAATTTAAGTGTCGGAGAAAGACAACTCGTTTGTTTAGCGCGCACTTTATTGCAGGAAAACAGAATTGTTATTTTGGACGAGCCAACCGCCCATGTAGATCCACAGACAGAGCAAACTATCTGGAACACTGTGTACACGAAACTTAAGAACTGTACTGTGATTACAATTGCACATCGGTTAGACACAATCAAAAATTGCGACAGGATACTAGTTATGAGGGAAGGCGAGGTACATGAATCTGGTTCTTTTGATTCCATTGTGGGAGGGGAGGTTGGTGTTCAAGCTGACTGCGCGACCAGGTAA
- the LOC138003644 gene encoding kelch-like protein 15 isoform X1 → MAAKSYPPHFSEPWKLSDVVLVVEDHRFHVHRGTLAFWSPVFERMFTTDFKEKDNTEISLLGKKASECEEMLQMMYPSLEEKLITQRNCYLLFELAHEYQIDSVAQKSVNLMISMVKNRTENDVLGMLVYAQKYEIKSLISTCIYEARRLNLRQLKGHGKRDQIEPDNYLQIAEGIMEFLEVERWDPFGKVQKSFSVQLHTMAATSYPSHFAEPWKLSDVVLVVEDRRFHVHRGTLAFWSPVFERMFTTDFKEKGNAEMFLPGKKASEFEEMLQMMYPSLEERLITQRNCYFLFELAHEYQIDSIAQKSVNLMVSMVKNRTENDVLGMLVYAQKYEIKSLIKACIYEARRLTSQQLKGHGKRDQIEPDNYLQIVEGIIQRLERR, encoded by the exons ATGGCGGCTAAAAGTTACCCTCCACATTTCTCAGAGCCATGGAAGTTGAGTGATGTCGTTCTTGTTGTTGAAGATCACAGGTTCCACGTTCATCGAGGCACTCTTGCATTTTGGTCTCCTGTCTTCGAAAGAATGTTCACAACAGATTTCAAGGAGAAAGATAACACTGAAATCTCTCTTCTCGGGAAAAAAGCAAGCGAATGTGAGGAAATGTTGCAGATGATGTATCCATCCTTAGAAGAGAAGTTAATCACCCAAAGAAATTGCTACTTACTGTTTGAACTTGCTCATGAATATCAAATAGATTCCGTAGCTCAGAAGAGTGTCAATCTCATGATTTCTATGGTCAAAAACAGGACAGAGAACGACGTGTTGGGTATGTTGGTCTACGCTCAAaagtacgaaataaaatcactaaTATCCACGTGCATCTATGAGGCACGTCGATTAAATTTACGGCAATTAAAAGGACATGGAAAGCGTGACCAAATTGAACCAGACAACTATTTGCAGATTGCTGAAGGGATTATGGAATTCCTTGAGGTAGAACGTTGGGATCCATTTGGGAAAGTGCAAAAA tcctttagcgtccaaCTACACACAATGGCGGCTACAAGTTACCCTTCACATTTCGCAGAGCCATGGAAGTTGAGTGATGTCGTTCTTGTTGTTGAAGATCGAAGATTCCACGTTCATCGAGGCACTCTTGCATTTTGGTCTCCTGTCTTCGAAAGAATGTTCACAACAGATTTCAAGGAGAAAGGTAACGCTGAAATGTTTCTTCCCGGGAAAAAAGCAAGTGAATTTGAGGAAATGTTGCAAATGATGTATCCATCCTTGGAAGAGAGGTTAATCACCCAAAGAAATTGCTACTTCCTGTTTGAACTTGCTCATGAATATCAAATAGATTCCATTGCTCAGAAGAGTGTTAATCTCATGGTTTCTATGGTTAAAAACAGGACAGAGAACGACGTGTTGGGTATGTTGGTCTACGCTCAAaagtacgaaataaaatcattgATAAAAGCATGCATCTATGAAGCACGTCGATTAACTTCACAGCAATTAAAGGGACATGGAAAGCGTGATCAAATTGAACCAGACAACTATTTGCAGATCGTTGAAGGGATTATACAACGTCTTGAGCGGAGATGA
- the LOC138003644 gene encoding BTB and MATH domain-containing protein 36-like isoform X2, with the protein MAAKSYPPHFSEPWKLSDVVLVVEDHRFHVHRGTLAFWSPVFERMFTTDFKEKDNTEISLLGKKASECEEMLQMMYPSLEEKLITQRNCYLLFELAHEYQIDSVAQKSVNLMISMVKNRTENDVLGMLVYAQKYEIKSLISTCIYEARRLNLRQLKGHGKRDQIEPDNYLQIAEGIMEFLEVERWDPFGKVQKSFSVQLHTMAATSYPSHFAEPWKLSDVVLVVEDRRFHVHRGTLAFWSPVFERMFTTDFKEKGQRTTCWVCWSTLKSTK; encoded by the exons ATGGCGGCTAAAAGTTACCCTCCACATTTCTCAGAGCCATGGAAGTTGAGTGATGTCGTTCTTGTTGTTGAAGATCACAGGTTCCACGTTCATCGAGGCACTCTTGCATTTTGGTCTCCTGTCTTCGAAAGAATGTTCACAACAGATTTCAAGGAGAAAGATAACACTGAAATCTCTCTTCTCGGGAAAAAAGCAAGCGAATGTGAGGAAATGTTGCAGATGATGTATCCATCCTTAGAAGAGAAGTTAATCACCCAAAGAAATTGCTACTTACTGTTTGAACTTGCTCATGAATATCAAATAGATTCCGTAGCTCAGAAGAGTGTCAATCTCATGATTTCTATGGTCAAAAACAGGACAGAGAACGACGTGTTGGGTATGTTGGTCTACGCTCAAaagtacgaaataaaatcactaaTATCCACGTGCATCTATGAGGCACGTCGATTAAATTTACGGCAATTAAAAGGACATGGAAAGCGTGACCAAATTGAACCAGACAACTATTTGCAGATTGCTGAAGGGATTATGGAATTCCTTGAGGTAGAACGTTGGGATCCATTTGGGAAAGTGCAAAAA tcctttagcgtccaaCTACACACAATGGCGGCTACAAGTTACCCTTCACATTTCGCAGAGCCATGGAAGTTGAGTGATGTCGTTCTTGTTGTTGAAGATCGAAGATTCCACGTTCATCGAGGCACTCTTGCATTTTGGTCTCCTGTCTTCGAAAGAATGTTCACAACAGATTTCAAGGAGAAAG GACAGAGAACGACGTGTTGGGTATGTTGGTCTACGCTCAAaagtacgaaataa
- the LOC138002934 gene encoding BTB and MATH domain-containing protein 36-like, translating into MAASNYPPHFSEPWKLSDVVLVVEYQRFHVHRSTLAFWSPVFERMFTTDFKEKDIAEISLPGKKASEFDEMLQMMYPSLEEKLITQRNCYFLFELAHEYQIDSISHKSVNLMVSMVKDRTEKDVLCMLVYAQTYQIEALVSTCIYEARRLSLKELKQHEKRDQIEPDNYSRIAEGIIERLEKQNEDLNATCQGMKDMKRSCGGVKSICTLKLQYIVPMLQRLFSTVRARVPMTEQSSCTFTDH; encoded by the exons ATGGCGGCTTCAAACTACCCACCACATTTCTCAGAGCCATGGAAGTTGAGCGATGTCGTTCTTGTTGTTGAATATCAAAGATTCCATGTTCATCGAAGCACTCTTGCGTTTTGGTCTCCAGTCTTCGAAAGAATGTTCACAACAGATTTCAAGGAGAAAGATATTGCTGAAATCTCTCTTCCCGGGAAAAAAGCAAGCGAATTTGATGAAATGTTGCAGATGATGTATCCATCCCTAGAAGAGAAGCTAATCACCCAAAGAAATTGCTATTTCCTGTTTGAACTTGCTCATGAATACCAAATAGATTCCATTTCTCATAAGAGTGTTAATCTCATGGTTTCTATGGTCAAAGACAGGACAGAGAAGGACGTGTTGTGTATGCTGGTCTACGCACAAACGTACCAAATTGAAGCACTCGTATCAACATGCATTTATGAAGCTCGGCGATTAAGTTTAAAAGAATTAAAACAGCATGAAAAGCGTGACCAAATTGAACCAGACAACTATTCGCGCATTGCTGAAGGGATTATAGAACGTCTTGAGAAACAAAATGAGGATCTTAATGCGACTTGCCAAGGCATGAAGGACATGAAGCGCAGTTGCGGAGGTGTAAAGAGCATCTGCACGTTAAAACTGCAATAT ATTGTGCCCATGCTGCAGAGGTTATTTTCAACTGTTAGGGCGAGGGTTCCCATGACTGAGCAGTCCTCGTGCACCTTTACTGACCATTAA